A genomic region of Salinibacter pepae contains the following coding sequences:
- a CDS encoding efflux RND transporter periplasmic adaptor subunit, whose protein sequence is MHRRLRPPLVLVLAPALFLIGCGEADAPPATATAETPPTPNVITLSKAELEEVGVETVKVTERPVTTPLELPARVRPAADQEAFVTSLVDGRVERLRVSPGTRVAQGEVVADVAAPDLSRMVADLRQARNDLDRQRRLDERSVAVEKNVRAAERNWQAARQRLRAVGVRPTRIEQVATGARDMRTLPLEAPLDGIVLDRMGVLGAPVQQGDTLYRIVDLQPIRVVARVFEQSLDKVRTGQPATITTPMANRRYQGTIDRITPQVDDESRAASARIVLDNTDGTLRPGMYASVQVQRTGAPQAALPADVLLTDDSGAYVLVREGPRRFRRVYVDAEAETEGDVPVPSLDVGTEVAAEGAYQIASALNQRG, encoded by the coding sequence ATGCACCGCCGCCTCCGTCCCCCACTCGTTCTGGTTCTTGCCCCTGCACTCTTCCTCATCGGCTGCGGAGAGGCCGACGCGCCTCCCGCCACCGCCACGGCGGAGACGCCCCCCACCCCAAACGTTATTACACTGAGCAAGGCTGAACTTGAGGAGGTCGGGGTCGAAACCGTCAAGGTCACAGAGCGCCCGGTCACGACACCCCTCGAGCTCCCGGCCCGGGTGCGCCCGGCGGCCGACCAGGAGGCCTTCGTGACGTCGCTGGTGGACGGGCGGGTGGAGCGGCTCCGCGTGAGCCCCGGGACACGGGTGGCGCAGGGCGAGGTCGTGGCCGATGTGGCCGCCCCGGACCTGAGCCGGATGGTAGCCGACCTCCGGCAGGCGCGCAACGACCTTGACCGCCAACGCCGCCTGGACGAGCGGAGCGTGGCCGTCGAGAAGAACGTGCGGGCCGCCGAGCGCAACTGGCAGGCCGCGCGCCAGCGGCTTCGCGCCGTCGGGGTCCGACCGACCCGCATCGAACAGGTCGCCACCGGCGCCCGGGACATGCGGACGCTCCCACTGGAGGCCCCCCTCGACGGCATCGTTCTGGACCGGATGGGGGTCCTCGGGGCCCCTGTGCAACAGGGCGATACGCTCTACCGCATCGTCGACCTGCAGCCGATCCGCGTGGTGGCCCGCGTCTTCGAGCAGTCCCTCGACAAGGTGCGTACCGGCCAGCCCGCCACCATCACCACCCCGATGGCCAACCGCCGCTACCAGGGCACCATCGACCGGATCACCCCTCAGGTCGACGACGAGAGCCGGGCGGCCAGCGCGCGGATCGTGCTCGACAACACCGACGGCACGCTCCGCCCCGGCATGTACGCCTCGGTGCAGGTGCAACGGACGGGCGCCCCGCAGGCCGCCCTCCCCGCCGACGTCCTGCTGACCGACGATTCCGGCGCCTACGTGCTCGTCCGCGAAGGGCCCCGCCGCTTTCGGCGCGTCTACGTGGACGCGGAGGCCGAGACGGAGGGGGACGTGCCCGTCCCCTCGCTTGACGTAGGCACCGAGGTCGCTGCCGAGGGGGCGTATCAGATTGCTAGTGCCCTCAATCAGAGAGGGTAG
- a CDS encoding efflux RND transporter permease subunit produces MFDRLVTAVVKNRVLVLLLMAVLVGWGLYSWQQVPVDAYPELTNNQVQILTRVPGMSPVEVEKLVSYPIETSMTNLNGVTDNRSLSQFGLSVVTLVFEEDMDPYFVRRLVSQRLSKVKEDLPKTAEPGLGPLSTALGQVYQYTLTDEPGDGRSYSARELRTMQDWILAPELRTVEGVVEANALGGFVKQYHVRFDPDQLTNHGLSLDEAYAALRESNQNVGGSYITRNDQQYVVRGVGRLGDGDGNVVEDIANTVITSRDGTPVLTSDVADVEVGHAVRYGAATADGEGETVVGIVMMRRGANAQKVVNSVQAKMDELKQALPPGVGVDVYYNRNELTSAAISTVTTSLLIGGLLVLLVLIGFLGDWRSALIVSLVLPMTALITFILMNYFRFKANLMSLGGLAIGLGMFVDGAIVMVENIYRLREQNPDASIGLIVVRAGREVARPIAFSVCVVIAVFLPLFTLQQMEGRMFRPMAFTVSFAMMAALFLALTMAPALSSYLLASVGGSTDEATPTDDTSRSNGTAPLPEKGAPEGTDGSSTRVVAALQSVYEPLLDTALAHRWATVATAIAVAGLGVGLFTTLGTEFAPDLEEGSVAIQVALEPDAALETSTEVQTKVERALMEFPEVTTAVSKTGRPAVAFDPMGQNLTDMFVGLAPRDTWSFDSKTALVDSMRARVNQIPGANFAFTQPIALRLDEMVSGAKSEIALKIFGDDLDALRRLQSEAADAVSGIEGVADVLPSQIAGYGYVEVDIDRDRAARHGLSVGTIQRAIDVAIGGEQLSTIREGDRRFALVGKFRAAARGSVESIRNLPLTTAEGSRVRLQDVASVELTEAPAEVSREQGKRKVTLGINLSGRDAGSFVAEAKEAFRSEVALPAGYLAEWGGQFENQERAQDRLLLIVPITLAIVFVLLFMTFNSLGQAVLVFLNIPASVVGGVVLLWAMGLYMSVPASVGFIAVLGIAVQNGVVMVSFIDNLRERGRSLTEAVRTGALLRLRPILMTTLTTLLGLLPLLVATGIGANVQRPLAAVVVGGIFTLVPSTLLLLPTLYGWFNPPAQSKRAIARAVEARDQAQLRGSVTA; encoded by the coding sequence ATGTTTGACCGCCTCGTTACCGCCGTCGTCAAAAACCGGGTCCTCGTCCTGCTCCTCATGGCCGTGCTGGTCGGGTGGGGCCTCTACAGCTGGCAGCAGGTGCCGGTGGACGCCTATCCGGAGCTTACGAACAACCAGGTGCAGATCCTGACGCGCGTGCCGGGCATGTCGCCGGTGGAGGTGGAAAAGCTGGTGTCCTACCCCATCGAGACGAGCATGACGAACCTCAACGGGGTGACGGACAACCGCTCGCTGAGCCAGTTCGGCCTGAGCGTCGTCACGCTCGTGTTTGAGGAAGACATGGATCCGTATTTCGTCCGTCGCCTCGTTTCCCAGCGCCTCTCGAAGGTGAAGGAGGACCTGCCCAAGACGGCCGAGCCGGGGCTGGGGCCGCTCTCGACGGCCCTGGGACAGGTGTACCAGTACACCCTCACCGACGAGCCGGGCGACGGGCGTTCCTACTCCGCCCGGGAGCTCCGCACGATGCAGGACTGGATCCTCGCCCCCGAGCTCCGCACGGTGGAGGGCGTGGTGGAGGCCAACGCGCTCGGCGGCTTCGTGAAGCAGTACCACGTGCGGTTCGACCCGGACCAGCTGACGAACCACGGCCTCTCGCTCGACGAGGCCTACGCGGCGCTGCGGGAAAGCAATCAGAACGTCGGCGGCAGCTACATCACCCGCAACGACCAGCAGTACGTGGTCCGGGGGGTGGGCCGCCTCGGGGACGGCGACGGAAACGTCGTGGAAGACATCGCGAACACCGTCATCACGAGCCGGGACGGGACGCCGGTCCTGACGAGCGACGTGGCCGACGTGGAGGTGGGCCACGCCGTGCGCTACGGCGCCGCCACCGCCGACGGCGAGGGGGAGACGGTCGTCGGCATCGTCATGATGCGCCGCGGGGCCAACGCCCAGAAGGTGGTCAACAGTGTGCAGGCCAAGATGGACGAGCTGAAGCAGGCCCTGCCGCCCGGCGTGGGCGTCGACGTGTACTACAACCGCAACGAGCTGACGAGCGCGGCGATCTCGACGGTCACGACGAGCCTGCTGATTGGGGGCCTGCTCGTGCTCCTCGTCCTCATCGGCTTCCTCGGGGACTGGCGCTCGGCCCTCATCGTGAGCCTCGTGCTGCCGATGACGGCCCTCATCACGTTCATTCTCATGAATTACTTCAGGTTCAAGGCCAATTTGATGAGCCTGGGCGGCCTGGCGATCGGCCTCGGGATGTTCGTGGACGGGGCCATCGTGATGGTCGAGAACATCTACCGCCTCCGCGAGCAGAACCCGGACGCGTCGATCGGCCTCATCGTGGTGCGGGCCGGGCGGGAGGTGGCGCGTCCCATCGCCTTCTCCGTGTGCGTGGTGATCGCGGTCTTCCTCCCCCTCTTCACCCTGCAGCAGATGGAGGGGCGCATGTTTCGGCCCATGGCGTTTACGGTGTCGTTCGCTATGATGGCCGCGCTGTTCCTGGCGCTCACGATGGCACCGGCCCTGAGCTCGTACCTGCTCGCGTCCGTCGGGGGCTCGACGGACGAGGCCACTCCGACCGACGACACGTCCAGGAGCAATGGAACGGCCCCCCTGCCCGAGAAGGGCGCCCCCGAAGGGACGGACGGATCGTCGACCCGCGTGGTGGCGGCCCTCCAGTCGGTGTACGAGCCCCTGCTCGACACCGCCCTGGCCCACCGCTGGGCGACGGTGGCCACCGCGATCGCGGTGGCCGGCCTGGGCGTCGGGCTCTTCACGACGCTCGGGACCGAGTTTGCACCGGACCTGGAGGAGGGATCGGTGGCCATCCAGGTGGCCCTGGAGCCGGACGCCGCCCTCGAAACGTCGACCGAGGTGCAGACGAAGGTCGAGCGCGCCCTCATGGAGTTCCCCGAGGTGACGACCGCCGTGAGCAAGACCGGCCGCCCCGCCGTCGCCTTCGACCCGATGGGCCAGAACCTGACCGACATGTTCGTCGGCCTCGCCCCCCGCGACACGTGGTCCTTCGACTCGAAGACAGCGCTCGTGGACTCGATGCGGGCCCGCGTCAACCAGATCCCTGGCGCCAACTTTGCCTTCACCCAGCCCATCGCCCTGCGCCTCGACGAGATGGTAAGCGGGGCCAAGAGCGAGATCGCGCTCAAGATCTTCGGCGACGACCTCGACGCACTGCGCCGCCTGCAGTCGGAGGCCGCCGACGCGGTGTCCGGCATCGAGGGCGTGGCGGACGTGCTGCCCTCCCAGATTGCCGGCTACGGCTACGTGGAGGTCGACATCGACCGCGACCGGGCCGCCCGCCACGGCCTCAGCGTGGGCACCATTCAGCGGGCCATCGACGTGGCCATCGGGGGCGAGCAGCTGAGCACCATCCGGGAGGGGGACCGGCGCTTTGCCCTCGTCGGGAAGTTTCGGGCCGCCGCCCGCGGCTCCGTCGAGTCGATCCGCAACCTGCCGCTGACGACCGCCGAGGGCTCGCGGGTTCGGCTGCAGGACGTAGCGTCCGTTGAGCTTACGGAGGCGCCGGCGGAGGTGTCTCGGGAGCAGGGCAAGCGAAAGGTGACCCTGGGCATCAACCTCAGCGGCCGCGACGCCGGCAGCTTCGTGGCGGAGGCGAAGGAGGCGTTCCGGAGCGAGGTGGCCCTCCCCGCCGGGTACCTGGCCGAGTGGGGCGGTCAGTTCGAAAATCAGGAGCGGGCGCAGGACCGGCTCCTGCTCATCGTGCCCATCACGCTCGCCATCGTGTTCGTGCTCCTGTTCATGACCTTCAACTCCCTGGGGCAGGCGGTGCTCGTCTTCCTCAACATTCCGGCCTCGGTCGTGGGCGGCGTCGTCCTGCTCTGGGCGATGGGCCTCTACATGAGCGTGCCGGCTTCGGTCGGCTTTATCGCCGTGCTCGGGATCGCCGTTCAAAATGGCGTGGTGATGGTGAGCTTTATCGACAACCTCCGCGAGCGGGGGCGTTCCCTCACCGAGGCCGTGCGAACGGGCGCGCTGCTGCGCCTGCGCCCCATCCTCATGACGACGCTCACGACGCTGCTCGGCCTGCTGCCGCTGCTGGTGGCCACCGGCATCGGCGCGAACGTGCAGCGCCCCCTCGCGGCCGTGGTCGTGGGGGGCATCTTCACGCTCGTCCCCTCCACCCTTCTGCTGCTGCCCACCCTCTACGGCTGGTTCAACCCCCCGGCACAGTCCAAGCGGGCAATCGCCCGGGCGGTGGAGGCCCGCGATCAGGCCCAGCTTCGGGGCAGCGTGACTGCCTAA
- a CDS encoding P-II family nitrogen regulator yields the protein MKMIVAYIRPVKQDEVAERLRRMGVPGASMHPVEGFGREADPSGRASYGPQVTPYAEMVRVEIACADDRVEDWTRALAEAARTGRRGDGKVFVLPVADAVDIRTLHTGDAVV from the coding sequence ATGAAGATGATCGTCGCCTACATTCGGCCCGTGAAGCAAGACGAGGTCGCCGAGCGCCTGCGCCGGATGGGGGTGCCCGGCGCCAGCATGCACCCCGTCGAGGGGTTTGGGCGGGAGGCCGACCCGAGCGGGCGGGCCTCTTACGGGCCGCAGGTAACGCCCTACGCGGAGATGGTGCGAGTCGAGATCGCCTGCGCGGACGACCGCGTGGAGGACTGGACCCGGGCCCTCGCGGAGGCCGCCCGGACCGGGCGGCGGGGCGACGGCAAAGTGTTCGTGCTTCCGGTCGCCGACGCCGTGGACATCCGAACCCTCCACACGGGAGATGCGGTCGTCTGA
- a CDS encoding high-potential iron-sulfur protein, which produces MSRRQFLRSLGLAGAMGASGTLLVACGGGSDGSGNGAGGTDSESATAAADCSDLSRLSDAQKQRRKQQVNALNYVEASPKPNKNCANCQLYQQEKYGSGCGGCQLFPGPVAGEGYCSSWAKQS; this is translated from the coding sequence GTGTCCCGACGACAATTTCTTCGCTCGCTCGGCCTCGCCGGGGCCATGGGCGCGAGCGGCACGCTCCTGGTGGCCTGCGGGGGCGGCTCCGACGGCTCCGGGAATGGGGCCGGCGGCACCGACAGCGAAAGCGCGACGGCGGCGGCGGACTGCTCCGACCTGTCGCGCCTCTCGGACGCCCAAAAACAGCGGCGCAAGCAGCAGGTGAACGCCCTGAACTACGTGGAGGCGTCCCCCAAACCGAACAAGAACTGCGCGAACTGCCAGCTCTACCAGCAGGAGAAGTATGGCTCGGGCTGTGGCGGGTGCCAGCTCTTTCCCGGCCCGGTTGCCGGAGAAGGGTACTGCAGCTCCTGGGCCAAACAGAGCTAG
- a CDS encoding response regulator transcription factor yields MSDAPHLLLVEDEPDVASFVQQGLNEEGYEVSWVEAGRRGLDYARQGGIDLVLLDIRLPDLSGLEVCERLRLHRPELLILMLTALDAVEDRVRGLRAGADDYLPKPFAFDELLARIEALLRRVDRPSESGRVEDGPLVLDPAARTCTFDGDDVDLTPTEFDLLAFLMARNGQALSRDTIHQEVWGHDFDRGTNLIDVYVNYVRRKLDEVGCEAPIETVRGIGYRYTACSDTDASADDRPSPTDSASPR; encoded by the coding sequence ATGAGTGACGCCCCCCATCTTTTGCTTGTCGAGGACGAGCCCGACGTCGCCTCGTTCGTGCAGCAGGGGCTCAACGAAGAGGGGTACGAGGTGAGCTGGGTCGAGGCCGGCCGGCGTGGGCTCGACTACGCCCGGCAGGGCGGCATCGACCTCGTGCTGCTGGACATCCGTCTCCCCGATCTGTCCGGGCTGGAGGTGTGCGAGCGCCTGCGCCTGCACCGTCCCGAGCTGCTGATCCTGATGCTCACCGCCCTCGACGCCGTGGAGGACCGGGTGCGAGGCCTCCGGGCGGGGGCGGACGACTATCTCCCCAAGCCGTTCGCCTTCGACGAGCTTCTGGCGCGCATCGAGGCCCTGCTGCGCCGTGTGGACCGGCCTTCGGAGTCGGGGCGGGTGGAGGACGGGCCGCTCGTGCTCGACCCGGCGGCCCGTACCTGCACCTTCGACGGGGACGACGTCGACCTTACGCCCACCGAGTTCGACCTGCTGGCCTTCCTCATGGCCCGCAACGGCCAGGCGTTGAGCCGCGACACGATCCATCAGGAGGTGTGGGGGCATGATTTCGATCGCGGGACGAACCTGATCGACGTGTACGTAAACTACGTCCGCCGCAAGCTCGACGAGGTTGGCTGCGAGGCGCCCATTGAAACCGTGCGGGGCATCGGCTACCGGTACACCGCCTGCTCAGACACAGACGCCTCCGCCGACGACCGCCCCTCCCCCACCGATTCCGCGAGCCCGCGATGA
- a CDS encoding sensor histidine kinase, with protein sequence MTALSSRPGSPDAPPDERPSFRRRLLMRIGPAVVLALGVLAAIAWGGAYLTVHQSATNALATEVNEMRADVGGEDTLDLSRYAWDEAHHRLAVDRVDPIFVQVFTPDGRLVRRSANIDSLPVHVPARRRPVHAEGIWPSLHTFTLGGRSFYYRTRPLRASSGGRLGFVQVARLVPEHRSLLWGFGAGLGGLWLLLSGGLMGLVAWAAGRVLRPLRSITEVARSVTSAELEERVDIPPTADRETATLGRAFNALLDRIEEHVAALRGFTANAAHELQTPLTALQGHVELALRRERTPESYRETLRLLDRKLGGLVRTLRALLTLTRLDREGAFERSPVDLSALAADEADAVQPAAEKKGLALTVDADASVRTSGQPALLRKAVRNLLDNAVKYTREGAVRVDVGTTADGQARLTCTDTGVGMSDEECATATERFYRGTEAGRMAQGSGLGLSLIRRIVEEHDGELRLDSTPGEGTRVTIILPAPSSSVPSLEPEHKPAPDVA encoded by the coding sequence ATGACGGCCCTCTCCTCCCGGCCCGGCTCCCCTGACGCACCGCCAGACGAACGCCCGTCCTTTCGGCGGCGCCTGCTGATGCGGATCGGCCCCGCGGTCGTGCTCGCCCTCGGCGTCCTGGCTGCCATCGCCTGGGGCGGGGCCTACCTGACCGTCCATCAGAGCGCGACCAACGCGCTGGCGACGGAGGTGAATGAGATGCGCGCCGACGTGGGCGGTGAGGACACACTGGACCTGTCCCGGTACGCGTGGGACGAGGCCCACCACCGCCTGGCAGTCGACCGGGTCGACCCCATTTTCGTGCAGGTCTTCACGCCGGACGGCCGCCTCGTGCGCCGGTCGGCCAACATCGACTCGCTTCCCGTACACGTTCCGGCCCGGCGCCGGCCGGTTCATGCGGAGGGGATCTGGCCCTCCCTCCATACCTTCACGCTGGGCGGCCGCTCGTTCTACTACCGCACCCGGCCCCTGCGGGCGTCCTCCGGCGGCCGACTGGGCTTCGTTCAGGTCGCCCGTCTCGTGCCCGAGCACCGCTCCCTGCTGTGGGGCTTCGGGGCGGGGCTGGGCGGCCTCTGGCTGCTGCTGTCGGGCGGGCTGATGGGCCTCGTGGCCTGGGCCGCCGGGCGCGTGCTCCGCCCGCTCCGCTCCATCACCGAGGTGGCCCGGTCGGTGACCTCCGCGGAGCTGGAGGAGCGGGTCGACATCCCCCCCACCGCCGACCGCGAGACCGCGACGCTGGGCCGCGCCTTCAATGCCCTGCTCGACCGGATCGAGGAGCACGTGGCGGCCCTGCGGGGGTTTACCGCCAACGCGGCCCACGAGCTGCAAACCCCCCTCACCGCGCTTCAGGGCCACGTCGAGCTGGCCCTGCGCCGCGAGCGCACCCCGGAGAGCTACCGCGAAACCCTTCGCCTCCTGGACCGCAAACTCGGGGGGCTGGTGCGGACGCTCCGCGCCCTGCTCACGCTGACCCGCCTCGACCGGGAGGGCGCCTTCGAGCGAAGCCCCGTGGACCTGTCCGCCCTCGCCGCCGACGAGGCGGATGCGGTGCAGCCCGCGGCCGAGAAGAAAGGACTTGCCCTCACGGTCGACGCCGATGCGTCCGTCCGCACCTCCGGGCAGCCGGCCCTGCTCCGGAAGGCGGTCCGGAATCTTCTCGACAACGCCGTCAAGTACACCCGCGAGGGGGCCGTCCGCGTCGATGTCGGGACGACCGCGGACGGGCAGGCGCGCCTCACCTGCACCGACACGGGGGTGGGCATGTCCGACGAGGAGTGCGCCACGGCGACGGAGCGCTTCTACCGGGGCACCGAGGCCGGCCGCATGGCTCAGGGAAGCGGGCTCGGCCTCTCGCTCATCCGCCGCATCGTGGAGGAGCACGACGGCGAGCTGCGGCTCGACTCCACCCCAGGGGAGGGCACCCGGGTCACCATCATTCTTCCAGCACCCTCGTCGTCCGTCCCCTCGCTTGAGCCTGAGCACAAGCCGGCGCCCGACGTCGCGTAG